A stretch of the Malus sylvestris chromosome 10, drMalSylv7.2, whole genome shotgun sequence genome encodes the following:
- the LOC126584912 gene encoding uncharacterized protein LOC126584912 — protein MKVRVVCRKVYDYIRYDLKEIAFPSSLPDPPHIKKRRKLTMREWFLVLKEASRLYAASWVRDVGPELRPNDYKNKESEDGPGGAQRTAKEKEPSTLEDLAVAARGGMETLKPALQRVYMTRASAYRDALQSFIHGYQEGIQQVMEKKAKDSKSEQESDKST, from the exons ATGAAGGTCCGGGTGGTGTGTCGGAAAGTGTACGATTACATTCGTTATGATCTGAAAGAGATTGCATTTCCATCTTCGCTGCCGGACCCTCCTCATATCAAGAAGCGCCGTAAGCTCACCATGCGTGAGTGGTTCTTG GTGTTGAAGGAGGCTTCTAGGCTTTATGCCGCCAGCTGGGTGCGGGATGTTGGTCCTGAACTGCGACCTAATGATTATAAGAATAAAGAGAGTGAAGATGGACCTGGTGGAGCACAGAGAACGGCTAAAGAGAAAGAACCCTCAACTTTAGAGGATCTTG cTGTGGCTGCAAGAGGAGGAATGGAGACATTAAAGCCTGCTCTGCAGCGGGTGTACATGACAAGAGCGTCTGCATATAGAGATGCTCTTCAAAGTTTTATACATGGGTACCAAGAAGGCATCCAGCAGGTCATGGAGAAAAAGGCAAAAGATTCTAAATCTGAACAAGAAAGTGATAAATCTACGTAA